In Rhodothermus marinus DSM 4252, a single genomic region encodes these proteins:
- a CDS encoding cystathionine gamma-synthase family protein, with protein sequence MPRKPKPKWPAEINGHRLHPESLMMSYGYRPEWSEGALKCPIFQTSTFVFQSAEEGKRFFELAYGLREPRRAEQLGLIYSRLNNPDLEILEDRLTLWDEAEEAAAFESGMAAIFTSLLTFLRPGDVVLHSEPLYGGTDYLLKHILPEWGIESVGFLAGTPEDEVRALIDEKGIGERLRMLYVETPANPTNRLVDLEACARIARDHGRPDRPVLVMVDNTFLGPLWQHPLKHGAHIVLYSATKYIGGHSDVIAGAALGASELIKAIKGTRTFTGSMAGPWTGWLLMRSLETLKIRMEKQARNARRVADFLAEHPKVERVYYLGHLKEDDPQYEIFQRQCKSPGAMISFEIRGGEAEAFRFLNSLKLIKLAVSLGGTESLAEHPATMTHSDIPPEEQRRIGIRENLIRLSVGIEHPADLILDLEQALEAV encoded by the coding sequence ATGCCGCGCAAACCAAAGCCAAAGTGGCCGGCCGAGATCAACGGCCATCGCCTGCATCCGGAAAGCCTGATGATGAGCTACGGCTACCGGCCCGAGTGGTCGGAAGGTGCGCTCAAATGTCCGATCTTTCAGACCTCGACGTTCGTCTTTCAGTCGGCCGAAGAGGGCAAACGGTTCTTCGAACTGGCCTACGGGCTGCGCGAGCCCCGTCGGGCCGAGCAGCTCGGGCTCATTTACAGCCGCCTGAACAATCCAGATCTGGAAATTCTCGAAGACCGGCTCACGCTCTGGGACGAGGCCGAGGAGGCCGCCGCTTTCGAGAGCGGCATGGCCGCGATCTTCACGTCGCTGCTCACGTTCCTGCGGCCCGGCGACGTCGTGCTGCACAGCGAGCCGCTCTACGGCGGCACCGACTACCTGCTCAAGCATATTCTGCCCGAGTGGGGCATCGAGTCCGTGGGTTTTCTGGCGGGCACGCCCGAAGACGAGGTGCGGGCGCTGATCGACGAAAAAGGTATCGGCGAGCGGCTGCGCATGCTCTACGTGGAGACGCCGGCCAACCCCACGAACCGGCTGGTGGACCTGGAGGCGTGCGCCCGCATCGCTCGCGATCATGGCCGCCCGGACCGTCCCGTGCTGGTCATGGTGGACAACACGTTCCTGGGGCCGCTCTGGCAGCATCCGCTCAAGCATGGCGCCCACATCGTGCTCTACTCGGCCACGAAGTACATCGGCGGTCACAGCGACGTGATTGCCGGGGCGGCACTGGGCGCCAGCGAACTCATCAAAGCGATCAAGGGCACGCGCACGTTCACCGGCTCGATGGCGGGTCCGTGGACGGGCTGGCTGCTCATGCGTAGCCTGGAGACACTCAAGATCCGCATGGAAAAGCAGGCACGCAACGCCCGGCGTGTGGCCGACTTTCTGGCCGAGCACCCGAAGGTGGAGCGTGTCTACTACCTGGGACACCTGAAAGAAGACGATCCCCAGTACGAAATCTTCCAGCGCCAGTGCAAGAGTCCGGGCGCGATGATTTCGTTCGAGATCCGGGGTGGCGAGGCCGAGGCGTTTCGCTTCCTGAACAGCCTGAAGCTTATCAAGCTGGCCGTGAGCCTGGGCGGGACCGAGTCGCTGGCCGAGCATCCCGCCACCATGACGCACTCCGACATCCCACCCGAGGAGCAGCGCCGCATCGGCATCCGCGAAAACCTGATCCGCCTTTCGGTCGGCATCGAACACCCCGCCGACCTCATCCTCGACCTGGAACAGGCCCTGGAGGCGGTGTGA
- a CDS encoding DUF4835 family protein has product MASVRRHRLRAWLFGLGLALLLVAPLRAQELNCSVLVNYQKLQGSQYDYLRELEDQIRRYLNERRWTNDAFEDIERIDCTVQIFFEEAVTLTRFRARLVLATRRPIYGTTQYTTVLQLSDPNWEFEYPQGTPLIFNLEQFHPLTSVLDFYAFVILGYDYDTFSELGGTPFFEQARRIAELAQAAGANGWNQIGDDRSRVALITQLLDPRYRAVRQAYFKYHFEGLDHFVQDPEAARAAVLDVLRSLEALYQEVSRPYVMDLFFTAKYQELAAIFEGSRLAQEAFSILSELDPSHLSEYNRLAQ; this is encoded by the coding sequence ATGGCTTCAGTCAGACGACACCGGCTCAGGGCATGGCTGTTCGGGTTGGGGCTGGCGCTGCTCCTCGTGGCGCCGCTCCGGGCCCAGGAGTTGAATTGTTCCGTCTTGGTCAACTATCAGAAGCTGCAGGGCTCCCAGTACGACTACCTGCGCGAGCTGGAAGATCAGATCCGGCGCTACCTCAACGAACGGCGCTGGACGAACGACGCGTTCGAGGACATCGAGCGCATCGACTGTACGGTCCAGATCTTTTTTGAAGAGGCCGTTACGCTGACGCGCTTTCGAGCCCGGCTCGTGCTGGCCACGCGCCGGCCGATCTACGGCACCACGCAGTACACGACGGTGCTGCAGCTCAGCGATCCGAACTGGGAGTTCGAGTATCCGCAGGGCACGCCGCTGATCTTCAACCTGGAGCAATTCCACCCGCTGACGTCCGTGCTCGACTTCTATGCCTTCGTCATCCTGGGGTACGACTACGACACGTTCAGCGAGCTGGGCGGCACGCCGTTTTTCGAACAGGCCCGGCGCATTGCCGAGCTGGCGCAGGCGGCCGGGGCCAACGGCTGGAACCAGATCGGCGACGACCGCAGCCGCGTGGCCCTGATCACGCAACTGCTCGACCCGCGCTACCGGGCGGTCCGGCAGGCGTACTTCAAGTATCACTTCGAGGGGCTGGATCACTTCGTCCAGGATCCTGAAGCGGCTCGTGCCGCCGTGCTCGACGTGCTGCGTTCCCTGGAGGCACTTTATCAGGAAGTGTCCCGTCCCTACGTGATGGATCTGTTCTTCACGGCCAAATATCAGGAGCTGGCGGCCATTTTCGAAGGATCCCGCTTGGCCCAGGAAGCTTTTTCGATTCTGAGCGAACTGGACCCCTCTCATCTGTCCGAGTACAACCGGTTGGCGCAGTAG
- a CDS encoding helix-hairpin-helix domain-containing protein, with amino-acid sequence MRLLGILLLVATPAFARQVVPDTLPPASPIEASLEGLTLDPEALEELAAWLDERLQDPLDLNTAPVGELARLPGLSPLLARRIAAYRRHRPLTEVDELLRVEGFTPELLARIRPFVTVRPVRSPVRPSGYMLQRVDYFPEQADARYPGPPLRLQTRLRLRYGRLEAALTLESDPGEPFRWDPATHTYGFDHQAGFVAWRGSGWLQQLIVGDFSARFGAGLTLWSMPAIDSYHAAADAPLRQGSGLMPYSGTDEVRYFRGLALTLAPAPALRLALFGSRRWLDARLDTLEATLQAGVVSLPASGLHRTEAERSRKGVLRSDVLGGALSFEHARGQLGLVGYTTRFGHPLQPGDALYNRHAWRGRTACALGVFGQLLLGRALLSAEVGGTLGRPFGLVAALSGPVGRFARATLAVRHLPTRFVSLHGDPFDTRSGTPTGETGGYVGLELTPAPDWQLLAAVDQYRLPWPRYGQFWPTTGRTHWLRLTMRPRPWLETYLQVRHDRAEQRTEAPGPGAALLEATAPERYLSLRWHGTYAFSSTLRLEARLEHARRTRSGQRGTGWLFYQGVRWLPRPWLQLDARVTFFDSDTALLLYAPEPGLRYSMALAALSDRGQRTLLRLQLRPLSQLLLQLRYTTTLEETPTRNIRCTWQFLLLWQMG; translated from the coding sequence ATGCGTTTGCTTGGCATCCTGCTACTCGTTGCGACGCCGGCATTTGCCCGGCAGGTCGTGCCGGACACGCTCCCTCCGGCCTCGCCCATCGAAGCGTCGCTGGAAGGATTGACGCTCGATCCGGAGGCGCTGGAGGAGCTGGCCGCCTGGCTGGACGAGCGGCTGCAGGATCCGCTGGACCTGAACACGGCCCCGGTGGGTGAGCTGGCCCGCCTCCCCGGCCTCTCGCCGCTGCTGGCGCGGCGGATCGCTGCCTACCGCCGACATCGGCCGCTGACCGAGGTGGACGAGCTGCTGCGCGTGGAGGGCTTCACGCCGGAGCTGCTGGCTCGCATCCGGCCGTTCGTGACCGTCCGTCCGGTCCGAAGCCCCGTTCGCCCTTCAGGCTACATGCTGCAGCGGGTCGACTACTTTCCGGAACAGGCCGACGCACGCTACCCCGGTCCCCCGCTCCGGCTCCAGACACGCCTGCGGCTGCGCTACGGCCGGCTCGAAGCAGCCCTCACGCTCGAAAGTGACCCGGGTGAACCATTTCGCTGGGATCCGGCCACGCACACCTACGGGTTCGATCATCAGGCCGGCTTTGTGGCCTGGCGTGGTTCGGGATGGTTGCAGCAGCTCATCGTGGGCGACTTCAGCGCCCGCTTCGGCGCCGGCCTGACGCTCTGGTCCATGCCCGCCATCGACAGCTACCATGCGGCGGCCGACGCACCGCTGCGGCAGGGATCGGGGCTGATGCCCTACAGCGGCACCGACGAGGTGCGTTACTTCCGCGGCCTGGCACTGACGCTGGCCCCCGCACCGGCCCTGCGCCTTGCCCTGTTCGGCTCGCGGCGGTGGCTGGACGCCCGCCTCGACACGCTCGAGGCCACGCTGCAGGCCGGCGTCGTCAGCCTGCCCGCTTCGGGGCTGCACCGAACCGAGGCAGAGCGCAGCCGCAAAGGTGTGCTGCGCAGCGACGTGCTGGGCGGTGCGTTGTCCTTCGAGCATGCCCGCGGCCAGCTGGGCCTGGTCGGCTACACGACCCGCTTCGGCCATCCGCTGCAGCCCGGAGATGCCCTCTACAACCGGCACGCCTGGCGCGGCCGAACGGCCTGCGCCCTGGGCGTTTTCGGGCAGCTTTTGCTCGGCCGGGCGCTGCTGAGCGCCGAAGTTGGCGGCACGCTCGGCCGTCCCTTCGGTCTGGTGGCGGCGCTGTCGGGGCCAGTGGGCCGCTTTGCCCGGGCTACGCTGGCCGTGCGTCACCTGCCCACTCGCTTCGTCAGCCTGCACGGCGATCCGTTCGACACCCGGAGCGGCACGCCTACCGGCGAAACGGGCGGTTACGTCGGTCTGGAGCTCACGCCAGCGCCGGACTGGCAACTGCTGGCCGCGGTCGATCAGTACCGGCTCCCCTGGCCCCGCTACGGACAGTTCTGGCCCACCACCGGCCGCACGCACTGGCTTCGGCTCACCATGCGCCCGCGTCCCTGGCTGGAGACCTACCTGCAGGTCCGGCACGATCGCGCCGAACAACGTACGGAAGCACCCGGTCCCGGCGCTGCCCTGCTCGAAGCCACCGCGCCCGAGCGTTACCTGTCCCTCCGCTGGCACGGCACCTACGCCTTCAGTTCCACGCTGCGCCTGGAGGCCCGTCTGGAGCACGCCCGCCGCACGCGATCCGGCCAACGCGGCACCGGCTGGTTGTTCTACCAGGGCGTGCGCTGGCTGCCCCGCCCCTGGCTGCAGCTCGACGCTCGCGTGACCTTCTTCGACAGCGACACGGCTTTGCTGCTCTACGCGCCCGAGCCCGGTCTGCGCTACAGCATGGCGCTGGCGGCGCTGAGCGACCGGGGTCAGCGCACGCTGCTGCGCCTGCAACTGCGTCCCTTGTCGCAACTGCTGCTGCAGCTACGGTACACCACCACGCTGGAGGAAACACCGACACGGAACATCCGGTGCACCTGGCAATTTCTGCTGCTGTGGCAGATGGGTTAA
- a CDS encoding PD40 domain-containing protein, which translates to MRRAALLFALFWGVVEGAHAQWYGVTYRPPGVHYRVLRSPHFELIYQQGREAEACAAAALLEAHYDSVQALVGLRHDFRMPVIVNDYRDQGNGFVSALPFRQELDVARLRGLAVAPTAHSWLHAVVPHELVHAAHAELNAGLGIGWGLRLLGPDWSRLLNLWAPAGFAEGVAVFYESRIEGGAGRLHFPFFNMEFRAAMASDHPWRLAQLLEASTYTWPFDRHYNGGGHLHQYLVENGKPDFFRRTTRWFHRMPLTGFGVAFWYGTRQFPATLGRRFRREARAQVMADLKRRAPFTEVQVVRSERGLILRRPYWLDDRTLVVYGFGYRERPGYYRIDAKTGRMTRLRTFATTEDYLYAPTADRQALLVARYVPDPLLSGRLSAEVYRMDLNGKVQRLTRGGRVYAPVEAPDGSIWALQNDGFYNRWVRIGADGSITPVAAFKEVFFVQLAPAPQGDRVAVLLNRHGRQGLFEARIGPDSRVTLRPWLAFRQGAIYDVSWSADGQWLLFTADPDSVPNIYALEVASGRVRRLTNVAFGALEPALSPDGRHLAFIHYRHERYELVRIPFRLEAAPEVPSTELASFSLQAVAAHEADPVAFDGPPRPYRPWRYLWRPRLTYLVGDLPQGDPDGFGEGLGWALGLGLEGTDPLQRWVYMAHGFYRQDRLWGSLWLSYGGWPFRLGLFLYDLPASALVRFSNGAIRRVGRERRGVAFSANLPVLLESNVYSSWLLLTLIGRSEQERYFWHRQPDHPTLLSDTRQTVEPIVTVAYRLQQNLRDLMPNQGLSWTTRALWDLRRTTLARREAYRSSLHVYLPLLARYNVGLRLEAGLLWQNRGDVLDLTTFLPRGWEDAFLGHGTFGRLGTLALVPVKFIDSGLVILPLYVEALYLYGFAETVRILDGEVIGPRDLSAVGGGVGVQFRLLSHLRLDLRAGMAYRLRDGKWQTVWR; encoded by the coding sequence ATGCGCCGCGCCGCGCTGCTTTTTGCTCTGTTCTGGGGCGTTGTCGAAGGCGCCCATGCCCAGTGGTATGGCGTGACCTATCGGCCGCCCGGCGTGCACTACCGGGTGCTGCGCAGCCCGCACTTTGAGCTGATCTACCAGCAGGGACGTGAGGCCGAAGCGTGCGCGGCGGCCGCGCTGCTCGAAGCGCACTACGACAGCGTGCAGGCCCTGGTGGGGCTGCGCCACGACTTCCGGATGCCGGTGATCGTCAACGACTACCGGGATCAGGGTAACGGCTTCGTATCGGCGCTGCCGTTTCGACAGGAACTCGACGTGGCGCGGTTGCGCGGGCTGGCCGTGGCGCCCACGGCGCACTCCTGGCTGCATGCGGTGGTGCCACATGAGCTGGTTCACGCCGCCCATGCCGAACTGAATGCCGGGCTCGGTATCGGGTGGGGACTGCGGCTGCTGGGGCCTGACTGGAGCCGTCTGCTCAACCTGTGGGCGCCGGCCGGCTTTGCGGAGGGCGTGGCCGTCTTTTACGAAAGTCGCATCGAGGGAGGGGCCGGCCGTCTGCACTTCCCATTTTTCAACATGGAGTTCCGGGCGGCCATGGCTTCCGACCATCCCTGGCGGCTGGCGCAGTTGCTGGAAGCCTCGACCTACACCTGGCCCTTCGATCGCCACTACAACGGCGGCGGACACCTGCATCAGTACCTGGTCGAGAACGGAAAGCCCGACTTTTTCCGGCGCACGACGCGCTGGTTCCATCGCATGCCGCTGACGGGTTTCGGCGTGGCTTTCTGGTACGGCACGCGACAGTTTCCGGCCACGCTGGGCCGGCGTTTTCGTCGGGAGGCCCGGGCGCAGGTAATGGCCGATCTGAAGCGCCGCGCTCCGTTCACCGAGGTGCAGGTGGTGCGCTCCGAGCGCGGATTGATCCTGCGCCGGCCCTACTGGCTCGACGACCGCACGCTGGTGGTCTACGGCTTCGGCTATCGGGAACGGCCCGGTTACTACCGGATCGATGCCAAAACGGGCCGCATGACGCGCCTGCGCACCTTCGCCACCACGGAGGACTATCTGTATGCGCCGACCGCCGACCGACAGGCATTGCTGGTGGCCCGCTACGTGCCCGATCCGCTGCTCTCAGGACGGCTTTCGGCCGAGGTCTACCGGATGGATCTGAATGGAAAGGTGCAGCGCCTGACCCGTGGCGGGCGTGTCTACGCGCCGGTGGAGGCGCCGGACGGTAGCATCTGGGCGCTTCAGAACGACGGCTTCTACAACCGCTGGGTGCGGATCGGGGCGGATGGCAGCATTACACCGGTGGCCGCCTTCAAGGAGGTCTTTTTCGTGCAACTGGCGCCCGCGCCACAGGGGGATCGAGTGGCCGTGCTGCTGAACCGGCACGGTCGTCAGGGATTGTTCGAAGCCCGGATCGGGCCGGACAGCCGCGTAACGCTACGGCCCTGGCTGGCCTTTCGCCAGGGTGCCATCTACGACGTGAGCTGGAGCGCCGACGGCCAATGGCTGCTCTTTACGGCCGATCCCGACAGTGTGCCGAACATCTACGCGCTGGAGGTGGCAAGCGGCCGCGTGCGACGGCTGACGAACGTGGCCTTCGGAGCCCTGGAGCCGGCCCTGTCGCCCGACGGCCGGCACCTGGCTTTCATTCACTACCGGCACGAGCGCTACGAGCTGGTGCGCATTCCCTTCCGGCTCGAGGCGGCGCCCGAAGTGCCTTCGACGGAGCTGGCATCGTTCTCGCTGCAGGCTGTGGCCGCACACGAAGCCGATCCGGTGGCGTTCGACGGGCCACCACGCCCTTACCGCCCCTGGCGCTATCTATGGCGGCCACGTCTGACCTATCTGGTGGGCGATCTTCCGCAGGGCGACCCGGATGGCTTTGGCGAGGGGCTGGGATGGGCACTCGGACTGGGCCTGGAGGGCACCGATCCGCTTCAGCGCTGGGTGTACATGGCGCACGGCTTCTACCGACAGGATCGGCTCTGGGGTAGCCTGTGGCTGAGCTACGGCGGCTGGCCCTTCCGGCTTGGACTGTTCCTGTACGACCTGCCTGCTTCGGCCCTGGTGCGCTTCAGCAACGGTGCGATTCGTCGTGTCGGGCGCGAGCGACGCGGGGTGGCCTTCAGTGCCAATCTGCCCGTGCTGCTGGAGTCGAACGTATACAGCTCGTGGCTGCTGCTGACGCTGATCGGTCGTAGCGAGCAGGAACGCTACTTCTGGCACCGCCAGCCCGATCATCCCACACTGCTGAGCGACACGCGACAGACGGTGGAACCCATCGTGACGGTGGCCTACCGGCTGCAGCAGAACCTGCGCGACCTGATGCCCAACCAGGGATTGAGCTGGACGACCCGGGCGCTCTGGGACCTGCGACGCACGACGCTGGCCCGGCGCGAAGCCTACCGGTCCAGTCTGCATGTGTACCTGCCGCTGCTGGCCCGCTACAACGTGGGACTTCGGCTCGAGGCCGGGCTGCTCTGGCAGAACCGGGGCGACGTGCTCGACCTGACCACGTTCCTGCCGCGCGGCTGGGAAGACGCCTTCCTGGGGCACGGCACGTTCGGACGGCTGGGCACGCTGGCGCTCGTGCCCGTGAAGTTCATCGACAGTGGCCTGGTGATCCTGCCGCTCTACGTCGAGGCGCTGTACCTGTACGGCTTTGCCGAGACGGTTCGTATTCTTGACGGCGAAGTGATAGGGCCACGTGATCTCAGCGCGGTGGGTGGTGGGGTCGGGGTGCAGTTCCGGCTCCTTTCGCATCTACGGTTGGATCTGCGGGCCGGCATGGCCTATCGCCTGCGCGACGGAAAGTGGCAGACCGTCTGGCGTTGA
- a CDS encoding SCO family protein codes for MPRLLLLTALLLWTGCRFSRTYEVRGRVVGFGDDPHTLFIQHEEIPGYMPAMTMPFRTPDTTAVSRLSLGDQIAFTFHVTRDSAWIIDIRRLPPGTRLNLDAGAPPAFQGLPLLQEGDPLPDATLLTQDSLQLRLSDLQGRALLLTFIYTRCPVPDFCPLMSRRFQQLQEPLKARFGDRTRLLTISFDPAYDTPSVLRRYARHYTDDTRHWIFATGDTTTIRRLAAQFGVHYETEGGEIIHNLTTALVMPDGRIGRIWRGNRWTTDEVLAAVAEVLADTSATR; via the coding sequence ATGCCGCGCCTGCTGCTTCTTACCGCCCTGCTGCTCTGGACGGGCTGTCGGTTTTCCCGCACCTACGAAGTGCGTGGCCGTGTGGTCGGCTTCGGCGACGACCCGCACACACTTTTCATCCAGCACGAAGAAATCCCCGGCTACATGCCGGCCATGACGATGCCATTTCGCACGCCGGATACAACGGCCGTGTCCCGCCTTTCCCTGGGCGACCAGATCGCCTTCACTTTCCACGTGACGCGCGACAGCGCCTGGATCATCGACATCCGGCGCCTGCCGCCGGGCACCCGGTTGAACCTGGATGCCGGCGCGCCGCCTGCATTTCAGGGCCTGCCTCTGTTGCAGGAAGGCGATCCGCTTCCCGACGCCACGCTGCTGACGCAGGACAGCCTGCAACTCCGCCTGTCCGACCTGCAGGGCCGCGCCCTGCTGCTTACGTTCATCTACACGCGCTGCCCGGTGCCCGACTTCTGCCCGCTCATGTCGCGCCGCTTCCAGCAGCTTCAGGAACCGCTCAAAGCGCGTTTTGGCGATCGCACGCGCCTGCTCACGATCAGCTTCGATCCGGCTTACGACACGCCTTCGGTCCTGCGACGCTACGCGCGGCACTACACGGACGACACCCGCCACTGGATTTTTGCCACGGGCGACACGACCACCATCCGCCGGCTGGCCGCGCAGTTCGGGGTACACTACGAGACCGAAGGCGGTGAGATTATCCACAACCTGACCACGGCGCTCGTGATGCCGGACGGACGCATCGGACGCATCTGGCGGGGCAATCGCTGGACGACCGACGAGGTGCTGGCGGCCGTTGCCGAGGTGCTGGCCGATACTTCGGCGACACGCTGA
- a CDS encoding MFS transporter encodes MRKVKGLRWWIISLIAIATVINYIDRGALSILWPNISADLGMTKEDYSLIAIMFTIAYAISQTLSGRLYDWVGTRLGFVISITVWSISIALHAIARSVTSFSIFRFLLGLGEAGNWPGATKAVAEWFPIKDRALAQGIFNAGASIGSIISPPLIAFLYLWLGWQATFVVLGGLGLLWLIPWVIVYKALPDRHPWLTEEERQYILSGQKIEGAEAEDERVPGFWELLSYKQTWSVLVSRFFLDPIWWLFVFWLPIYLHDRFGFDIQQIGLSAWVPYVGAAAGALFGGWYAGFLMRRGWTVDKARKWAITLGGLIMLPGLLLTSIAAHPVVAVLLIAVVLFGFQVSIGNIQTLPSDFYSGKAVGSVAGMGGTTAALGVIITTWLVPKLVVASYVPFFLMGAMLVPLGVLSVYVLGGRIRRVPLRRRP; translated from the coding sequence ATGCGCAAAGTCAAAGGCCTTCGCTGGTGGATTATCAGCCTGATCGCGATTGCCACTGTCATTAACTACATCGACCGGGGTGCGCTTTCGATCCTCTGGCCCAACATCTCCGCCGATCTGGGGATGACCAAAGAGGATTATTCCCTGATCGCCATCATGTTTACAATCGCCTATGCGATCAGTCAGACGCTCTCCGGGCGGCTGTACGACTGGGTCGGCACGCGCCTCGGCTTTGTCATTTCGATCACGGTCTGGTCGATTTCCATTGCGCTCCATGCCATTGCGCGGAGCGTGACCAGCTTCAGCATCTTCCGATTTCTGCTCGGGCTGGGCGAGGCCGGCAACTGGCCCGGCGCCACCAAGGCGGTGGCCGAGTGGTTTCCGATCAAAGACCGGGCGCTGGCGCAGGGCATTTTCAACGCCGGGGCCTCCATCGGGTCCATCATCTCGCCGCCGCTGATCGCCTTCCTGTACCTGTGGCTGGGCTGGCAGGCGACCTTTGTGGTGCTGGGCGGACTGGGTCTGCTCTGGCTCATTCCCTGGGTGATCGTCTACAAGGCGCTTCCAGACCGCCATCCCTGGCTGACCGAGGAGGAGCGTCAGTACATTCTGAGCGGACAGAAAATCGAAGGTGCCGAGGCGGAGGATGAACGGGTGCCTGGCTTTTGGGAACTTCTCTCGTACAAACAGACCTGGTCGGTGCTCGTGTCCCGCTTTTTCCTGGACCCGATCTGGTGGCTTTTCGTGTTCTGGCTGCCCATCTACCTGCACGACCGGTTTGGCTTCGACATCCAGCAGATCGGCCTTTCAGCATGGGTGCCGTACGTGGGAGCGGCCGCCGGGGCGCTGTTTGGCGGCTGGTATGCCGGTTTCCTGATGCGTCGGGGCTGGACGGTGGACAAGGCCCGCAAATGGGCCATCACGCTCGGCGGGCTGATCATGCTGCCCGGGTTGCTGCTCACCTCGATTGCAGCCCATCCCGTCGTGGCTGTCCTGTTGATCGCCGTGGTGCTGTTCGGATTCCAGGTTTCCATCGGCAACATCCAGACGTTGCCCAGCGACTTCTATTCCGGAAAGGCCGTCGGGTCGGTGGCCGGTATGGGCGGGACCACGGCTGCGCTCGGGGTGATCATAACAACCTGGCTGGTTCCCAAGCTGGTGGTGGCCAGTTACGTACCGTTTTTCCTGATGGGTGCCATGCTGGTACCGCTGGGTGTGCTCTCTGTGTACGTGCTGGGTGGCCGCATTCGGCGTGTACCACTGCGTCGGCGGCCCTGA
- a CDS encoding response regulator, giving the protein MSEPSKPRLLAVEDNPETRMLLRYFLQEHFDLLLAATFDEALELARQEHAEVLLLDINLGEQRTGIDLLHELRERLTYRDTPAIAFTAYARPEDRDRFLQEGFDEYLTKPFTRQQLLKAIESARNRRS; this is encoded by the coding sequence ATGTCGGAACCCTCGAAGCCGCGGCTGCTGGCCGTCGAAGACAACCCGGAAACACGCATGTTGCTGCGCTATTTTCTGCAGGAGCACTTCGACCTGTTGCTGGCCGCCACGTTTGATGAAGCGCTGGAGCTGGCCCGTCAGGAGCATGCCGAGGTGCTCCTGCTCGACATCAACCTGGGCGAGCAGCGCACAGGGATCGACCTGCTGCACGAACTCCGTGAGCGCCTCACCTACCGCGACACGCCCGCCATCGCCTTTACCGCCTACGCCCGCCCGGAAGACCGCGACCGGTTTCTGCAGGAAGGATTCGACGAGTACCTGACGAAACCCTTCACGCGCCAGCAGCTCCTGAAAGCCATCGAATCGGCCAGGAATCGCCGTTCCTGA